In Ascaphus truei isolate aAscTru1 chromosome 12, aAscTru1.hap1, whole genome shotgun sequence, the following are encoded in one genomic region:
- the LOC142464304 gene encoding uncharacterized protein LOC142464304: MNTYSGNYGLVIQQIIPTGETPYKCSECGKSFSRKSNLVTHERIHTGERPYNCSDCEKNFSRKSALVRHKTIHSGETPYNCSECGKSFSRKSNLVIHQSIHTGVKLYNCSECGNSFNHKSSLVRHETIHTGVNPYNCSQCGKIFSQKSNLVIHQSIHTGVKPYNCSECGKSFSNKSHLVTHRRIHTGVRSYNCSECEKSFRQKSELAMHQRIHTGVKPYNCSECGKNFSNKSHLVKHQRIHTGLRPYNCTECGKKFSDKSNLVIHQRIHTGVRPYNCSECGKGFSDKSSLITHQRIHTGVRPYNCSECGKGFSEKSHLVTHQIIHTGVRPYNCSECGKSFSRKSYLVAHQRIHTGVRPYNCSECGKSFSDKSHLLKHQGIHTGVKPYNCSKCGKSFSRKSHLVRHQRIHTGTTV; encoded by the coding sequence ATGAATACCTACAGTGGGAATTACGGTTTAGTTATACAGCAAATAATCCCCACAGGGGAGACACCCTATaagtgctctgaatgtgggaaaagcttcagtcggaaATCAAATCTTGTTACACATGAAAGAATccatacaggggagagaccctataactgctctgactGCGAGAAAAACTTCAGTCGGAAATCAGCTCTTGTTAGACACAAAACAATTCACTCTGGGGAGAcaccttataactgctctgaatgtgggaaaagcttcagtcgaaAATCAAATCTTGTTATACATCAAAgtatccacacaggggtgaagctttataactgctctgaatgtgggaataGCTTCAATCACAAATCATCTCTTGTTAGACACGAaacaatccacacaggggtgaatcCTTATAACTGCTCTCAATGTGGGAAAATCTTCAGTCAGAAATCAAATCTTGTTATACATCAAAgtatccacacaggggtgaagccttataactgctctgaatgtgggaaaagcttcagtaatAAATCACATCTTGTTACACACCGAAGAATCCACACAGGAGTGAGATcatataactgctctgaatgtgagaaaagcttcCGTCAGAAATCAGAACTTGCTAtgcaccaaagaatccacacaggggtgaagccttataactgctctgaatgtgggaaaaacttCAGTAATAAATCGCATCTTGTTAAACATCAAAGAATCCATACAGGGTTGAGACCCTATAACTGCACTGAATGTGGGAAAAAATTCAGTGATAAATCAAATCTTGttatacaccaaagaatccacacaggggtgagaccctataactgctcggAATGTGGGAAAGGCTTCAGTGATAAATCAAGTCTTATTACAcatcaaagaatccacacaggggtgagaccctataactgctcagaATGTGGGAAAGGCTTCAGTGAAAAATcacatcttgttacacaccaaataatccacacaggggtgagaccctataactgctcggaatgtgggaaaagcttcagtcggaaATCATATCTTGttgcacaccaaagaatccacacaggagtgagaccctataactgctctgaatgtgggaaaagcttcagtgatAAATCACATCTTCTTAAACACCAAGGAATCCACACAGGGGTaaagccttataactgctctaaatgtgggaaaagcttcagtcggaaATCACATCTTGTTAggcaccaaagaatccacacagggacCACTGTATAA